From the genome of Blautia pseudococcoides, one region includes:
- a CDS encoding response regulator transcription factor, translating to MFRILVCDDDREIVRAIELYLSEEGYEVLCAYDGIEAVEVVRREKVHLLVVDIMMPEMDGIQAITRIRRFSSIPIICLTAKTEDEDKIAGLNAGADDYMEKPFNPLELVARVKSQLRRYTELGNMPKGQGEHIYFSGGLLVNDDTKEVTLDGKGVRFTPIEYNILLFLLKNKGKVFSIEQIYRNIWNEEAIGADNTVAVHIRHIREKIELNPKNPRYLKVVWGVGYKVDNIS from the coding sequence ATGTTCAGGATACTTGTTTGTGATGATGATAGAGAGATTGTTCGTGCCATAGAGCTCTATCTTTCGGAGGAGGGATATGAGGTACTGTGCGCATATGATGGAATAGAGGCTGTGGAAGTGGTGCGCAGGGAGAAGGTTCATCTGTTGGTGGTGGATATCATGATGCCTGAAATGGACGGAATACAGGCCATCACCCGGATACGCAGATTTTCCAGTATCCCCATTATCTGCCTGACAGCCAAAACAGAGGATGAGGACAAGATCGCCGGGCTTAATGCGGGAGCAGATGACTATATGGAAAAACCCTTCAATCCCCTGGAACTGGTTGCCCGGGTGAAATCCCAGTTAAGACGTTACACCGAACTGGGAAATATGCCGAAAGGGCAGGGGGAGCATATTTATTTTTCCGGGGGACTGCTTGTGAATGACGATACAAAGGAAGTGACCCTGGATGGAAAAGGGGTGCGGTTTACCCCCATTGAATATAATATTCTTTTGTTTCTTCTGAAAAATAAGGGTAAAGTATTTTCTATTGAGCAGATTTACCGTAATATATGGAATGAGGAAGCCATAGGCGCTGATAATACGGTAGCAGTACATATACGGCATATCAGAGAGAAGATTGAACTGAATCCAAAAAACCCGAGGTATCTGAAAGTTGTTTGGGGAGTGGGATACAAAGTTGACAATATTTCGTAA
- a CDS encoding sensor histidine kinase, which yields MISYIGLLKREKTVNPKIEEYVDVLDKKTQRLKILMEDLIEVSKINSGNFHIQPEQMDYQEFQQQVQGEFFEQLESRGLETVSSMPKERVYIRADGRALWRVMENLYGNIVKYALPGSRVYTDMRIEEGKVAFSLKNISRQPLNIDAEELTQRFIQGDESRSTEGSGLGLSIARNLVELMGGRFVIYLDGDLFKTTLIFPIASAGSGKNMEK from the coding sequence ATGATCAGCTATATCGGACTGTTAAAGCGGGAGAAGACTGTGAACCCCAAGATTGAAGAGTATGTGGATGTGCTGGACAAAAAGACCCAGCGTTTGAAAATACTTATGGAGGATCTGATCGAAGTATCCAAGATCAACTCCGGCAATTTCCATATCCAGCCCGAGCAGATGGACTATCAGGAGTTCCAGCAGCAGGTGCAGGGGGAATTCTTTGAGCAGCTCGAAAGCCGCGGTCTGGAGACTGTGAGCAGTATGCCCAAGGAGCGGGTTTATATCCGGGCTGACGGGAGGGCCTTGTGGCGGGTTATGGAGAACCTTTATGGCAATATTGTCAAATACGCCCTTCCGGGGAGCCGTGTATATACGGACATGAGGATAGAGGAAGGCAAAGTCGCTTTCTCCCTGAAGAATATTTCCAGGCAGCCTCTCAACATTGATGCGGAAGAGCTTACCCAGCGGTTTATCCAGGGGGATGAATCCAGGAGCACAGAGGGCAGCGGCCTGGGGCTTTCCATTGCCAGGAACCTGGTGGAGCTTATGGGAGGCCGGTTTGTCATCTATCTGGACGGGGATTTATTTAAGACAACCCTTATATTTCCAATAGCGTCTGCAGGGTCCGGGAAAAATATGGAGAAATAA
- a CDS encoding ABC transporter ATP-binding protein, with amino-acid sequence MASLSLQHISKAYPNGFEAVKDFNLEIEDKEFIIFVGPSGCGKSTTLRMIAGLEEITGGTLKIGDKVVNDVEPKDRDIAMVFQNYALYPHMTVYDNMAFGLKLRKVPKDQIDKMVKEAARILDLEKLLDRKPKALSGGQRQRVAMGRAIVREPKVFLMDEPLSNLDAKLRVQMRTEISKLHERLGATIIYVTHDQTEAMTLGTRIVVMKDGIVQQVDTPQNLYNAPKNLFVAGFIGSPQMNMMDAVCHVKGNEVEMVVGGTTIALPASKRKPLIDGGYDGKTVVMGIRPEHVYDDEARIQAFPGSVIEGKITVYELLGAEVYLYFDTEGFPMTARVNPRTTARTGDVVKFSLDLEKIHVFDKETEQVITN; translated from the coding sequence ATGGCAAGCTTATCATTACAGCATATTAGCAAAGCATATCCAAACGGATTCGAGGCAGTAAAAGACTTTAACCTTGAGATTGAAGACAAAGAGTTCATCATCTTCGTAGGTCCTTCAGGTTGTGGTAAATCTACAACACTTCGTATGATCGCAGGTCTGGAAGAGATTACAGGCGGTACATTAAAAATCGGTGATAAAGTTGTAAATGATGTAGAACCTAAGGACAGAGATATCGCAATGGTATTCCAGAACTACGCTCTGTATCCGCATATGACCGTATATGACAACATGGCATTCGGCCTGAAACTGAGAAAAGTTCCGAAAGACCAGATTGATAAGATGGTAAAAGAAGCAGCCAGGATCCTTGACCTGGAGAAACTGTTAGACCGTAAACCGAAAGCTCTTTCCGGTGGTCAGAGACAGCGTGTTGCTATGGGACGTGCTATCGTACGTGAGCCTAAAGTATTCCTGATGGATGAACCTCTGTCAAACCTGGATGCTAAACTTCGTGTACAGATGCGTACTGAGATTTCCAAACTGCACGAGAGATTAGGTGCGACCATTATCTATGTAACACATGACCAGACAGAGGCTATGACACTTGGTACAAGGATCGTTGTTATGAAAGACGGTATTGTACAGCAGGTTGATACTCCGCAGAACTTATACAACGCTCCTAAGAACCTGTTCGTTGCAGGATTCATCGGTTCTCCGCAGATGAACATGATGGATGCAGTATGCCACGTAAAAGGCAACGAAGTTGAAATGGTAGTAGGCGGAACAACGATTGCATTACCGGCTTCCAAGAGAAAACCATTGATCGACGGTGGTTATGATGGAAAGACAGTTGTTATGGGTATTCGTCCTGAGCATGTATACGATGATGAAGCTCGTATCCAGGCGTTCCCGGGCAGCGTGATCGAAGGTAAGATCACTGTTTACGAATTACTTGGTGCTGAGGTTTACTTATACTTTGACACAGAAGGATTCCCGATGACAGCAAGAGTTAATCCGCGTACAACAGCCAGAACAGGCGATGTTGTTAAATTCTCTCTGGATCTGGAAAAGATTCATGTATTCGACAAAGAAACAGAACAGGTAATTACAAACTAA
- a CDS encoding PucR family transcriptional regulator, which translates to MISSQVIQKTLEELRTITRIDLCVMDVDGKVNSTTFPVENEDFGDVSGFVESMADSQVMKGYHFFKIYDGQSVEFILIAKGGNEDAYMIGRVAVAEIQNLIVAYKERFDKSNFIQNLILDNLLLVDVYNRAKKLHIPVEAKRVVLLVETKNEKDQDAIEILKNLFVSRTNDFITAIDEKNIIIVRTLEETDNYESIESIAKMIVDMLNAEAMSQVRVSYGNIIHEIKDVSRSYKEAKMALDVGKIFYVEKTIVGYNNLGIGRLIYQLPMPLCEMFMKEVFGGKLPESLDDETLNTINKFFDNNLNISETSRQLFLHRNTLVYRLEKIQKSTGLDIRVFDDALTFKIALMVSSYMEFMKKQD; encoded by the coding sequence ATGATTTCAAGCCAGGTGATACAGAAGACATTAGAAGAATTGAGAACCATAACGAGAATAGATCTCTGTGTTATGGATGTGGATGGAAAGGTAAACTCTACTACATTTCCGGTGGAGAACGAGGATTTCGGTGATGTGTCCGGCTTTGTGGAATCAATGGCGGACAGCCAGGTAATGAAAGGCTACCATTTCTTCAAGATTTACGACGGGCAGTCTGTGGAGTTTATTCTGATCGCAAAAGGCGGCAATGAGGACGCCTATATGATTGGCCGTGTAGCAGTTGCTGAGATCCAGAACCTGATAGTGGCATACAAAGAACGTTTTGATAAATCCAACTTTATCCAGAACCTGATCCTTGATAACCTGCTTCTGGTTGATGTATACAATCGTGCCAAGAAGCTGCACATCCCGGTGGAGGCCAAGAGAGTAGTGCTTTTGGTTGAGACCAAAAATGAGAAGGACCAGGATGCCATTGAGATCCTGAAGAATCTGTTTGTGTCCAGAACCAATGATTTCATTACAGCGATTGATGAGAAAAATATAATTATTGTCAGGACTCTGGAGGAGACCGACAATTATGAGTCCATTGAGAGCATTGCCAAAATGATCGTGGATATGCTCAATGCGGAGGCTATGTCACAGGTGCGTGTATCATACGGCAATATTATCCACGAGATAAAGGATGTATCACGCTCTTATAAAGAAGCTAAAATGGCTCTCGATGTAGGTAAGATTTTCTATGTTGAGAAAACAATTGTGGGATACAACAATTTAGGGATTGGACGTCTGATCTACCAGCTTCCCATGCCTCTGTGCGAAATGTTCATGAAAGAGGTGTTCGGTGGAAAACTGCCGGAATCCCTGGATGATGAGACGTTAAATACCATCAACAAATTCTTTGACAATAACCTGAACATATCAGAGACCTCACGCCAGTTGTTCCTGCACAGGAATACACTGGTATACAGACTGGAGAAGATCCAGAAAAGCACTGGGCTTGACATCAGAGTGTTTGATGATGCGCTGACATTCAAGATCGCGCTGATGGTTTCCAGTTATATGGAGTTTATGAAAAAACAGGATTAA